In a genomic window of Solidesulfovibrio fructosivorans JJ]:
- a CDS encoding iron-sulfur cluster assembly scaffold protein has product MATERDPNDPLSMVLDVFEEEQQAALIERFGEKGFQIWHDAPNRTRLAEPTAVGRVKGSCGDTIVIALGIEDETIVATDFDTDGCASSQIAAATAARLAKGLSLDEAVDIDEAAIVAAVGRFPDDDRHCAYLAAAAVREAVHHWMIQGGALAEMLRKEASGGQGETF; this is encoded by the coding sequence ATGGCCACGGAACGCGATCCGAACGATCCGCTGTCCATGGTCCTCGACGTGTTCGAGGAGGAACAGCAGGCCGCGCTCATCGAACGCTTCGGCGAAAAAGGGTTCCAGATCTGGCACGATGCGCCCAACCGGACGCGTCTGGCCGAACCGACCGCCGTCGGCCGTGTCAAGGGCTCCTGCGGCGACACCATCGTCATCGCCCTGGGAATCGAGGACGAGACCATCGTGGCCACGGACTTCGACACCGACGGCTGCGCCTCGAGCCAGATCGCCGCGGCCACGGCCGCCCGGCTGGCCAAGGGGCTCTCCCTCGACGAGGCCGTGGACATCGACGAGGCGGCCATTGTCGCGGCCGTTGGCCGGTTTCCCGACGACGACCGCCACTGCGCCTACCTGGCCGCCGCCGCCGTGCGCGAGGCCGTGCACCACTGGATGATCCAGGGCGGCGCGCTGGCCGAGATGTTGCGAAAGGAAGCCTCCGGCGGCCAGGGGGAAACTTTTTGA